In Monodelphis domestica isolate mMonDom1 chromosome 3, mMonDom1.pri, whole genome shotgun sequence, the following proteins share a genomic window:
- the LOC103097675 gene encoding dextranase-like: MAKSKNHTTHNQSHKWQRKGSKKLQTQRYKSLKGIRNKGFEKKEKKRELTEIKTHKTKSVKALTEAIHVLSKKVSMSELHRSPPLITKHRNKANARRIGLKTATKCSGSKVSTAHLDPKITKPDSKVARATELRVAKSHDRKAVKPDPKVTKSEHRRSGPKANKSDAKAIKSEAKVTKHKVKVTKSEGQITKSDSKTTKSYPRTTKSDSDIIRSKPNAGKFEAKVTKYEGRITKSDTKTTKSGLKTSKSEAKVTKSHSKATKSEAKVNRAEVQMTKSYPKSSKSGSKTNKYDSEVTKSNSNATKSKAKITKSEAQMSKSDPKNTKSDPKTTKVSKAIKSDHEVTKSNSNATKSKAKVIKPEAQMTKSDLKTTKSGPKDTKSDPKANKTKAKVTKPEVKITKFDSKAPRNVHKATKTNTKVSKATKSNPKVFKASKSDTDVTKSNPKANKSETKVTKPEAQITKTDSKTTKSGPKATYDNKVSKAFKSDTRTTKSDPKAMKSKAKVTNSDPKATKNGFKATKTNNKVFKAIKSNSEITFDHKATKNGFKATKTNKVFKAIKSNSEITFDHKATKNGFKATRTNTKVSKATKSDSEITFDPKATKIGFKATRINTKVSKATKSDSEITFDPKATKNGFKATRINTKVSKATKSDSEITFDPKATKNGFKATRTNTKVSKATKSNSEITFDPKAIKSEVKVTKSEIKISKFDPKANKCGPKAIKSNTNIFKTAKSEVKITKVDSKIMKPSDSKTSKLIDFKAAKSVEPPLYQKQSKADTGTKATSLKPSK; encoded by the coding sequence ATGGCTAAGTCTAAGAACCATACCACCCACAACCAATCGCACAAATGGCAAAGAAAAGGCAGCAAGAAACTTCAGACACAGAGATACAAGTCTCTGAAAGGGATTAGAAACAAAggctttgaaaagaaagaaaagaagagggaattgACTGAGATAAAAACCCACAAAACCAAATCTGTCAAAGCCCTAACAGAGGCCATCCACGTCCTAAGCAAAAAAGTCTCTATGTCTGAGCTCCACCGGTCACCACCTCTGATCACCAAACACAGAAATAAAGCCAATGCCAGGCGCATTGGCCTCAAGACTGCTACCAAATGTTCAGGATCCAAGGTCAGCACTGCACACCTAGACCCCAAGATCACTAAGCCTGACTCTAAGGTTGCCAGAGCCACTGAACTGAGGGTGGCCAAGTCCCATGATCGCAAAGCTGTGAAGCCCGATCCCAAGGTCACCAAATCTGAGCACCGCAGATCTGGCCCTAAGGCTAACAAATCGGATGCCAAGGCAATCAAGTCTGAAGCCAAGGTCACCAAGCACAAAGTCAAAGTCACCAAATCTGAAGGCCAAATTACCAAGTCTGACTCCAAGACCACCAAATCTTACCCCCGCACTACTAAATCTGACTCCGATATCATCAGATCCAAACCGAATGCAGGCAAGTTTGAAGCCAAGGTCACCAAATATGAAGGCCGTATTACCAAATCTGACACTAAGACcaccaaatctggcctcaagacgaGCAAGTCTGAAGCCAAGGTCACCAAATCTCATTCCAAAGCAACCAAGTCTGAAGCGAAAGTCAACAGAGCTGAAGTTCAAATGACTAAGTCTTACCCCAAGTCCTCCAAATCTGGCTCTAAGACTAATAAGTATGACTCTGAGGTGACCAAGTCTAATTCCAATGCAACCAAGTCCAAAGCCAAAATCACCAAATCTGAAGCCCAAATGAGCAAATCTGACCCCAAGAACACCAAATCTGACCCCAAGACCACAAAGGTCTCCAAGGCCATCAAGTCTGACCATGAGGTCACCAAGTCTAACTCAAATGCAACAAAGTCCAAAGCCAAGGTCATCAAACCTGAAGCCCAAATGACCAAATCTGACCTTAAGACCACCAAATCTGGCCCCAAGGACACCAAGTCTGATCCCAaggcaaacaaaaccaaagccaaAGTCACCAAGCCTGAAGTCAAAATCACTAAGTTTGACTCCAAGGCCCCCAGAAATGTTCACAAGGCCACCAAGACTAACACTAAAGTCTCCAAGGCCACCAAGTCTAATCCCAAGGTCTTCAAGGCTTCCAAATCTGACACCGATGTTACTAAATCTAATCCTAAGGCAAACAAGTCCGAAACCAAGGTCACCAAACCTGAAGCCCAAATCACCAAGACTGACTCCAAGACTACCAAATCTGGCCCAAAGGCCACATATGACAATAAGGTCTCCAAGGCCTTCAAGTCTGACACTAGGACCACCAAGTCTGATCCCAAGGCAATGAAATCCAAAGCCAAAGTCACCAACTCTGACCCCAAGGCCACAAAAAATGGTTTCAAGGCCACTAAGACTAACAACAAGGTCTTCAAGGCTATAAAGTCTAattctgagatcacatttgatcACAAGGCCACCAAAAATGGTTTCAAGGCCACTAAGACTAACAAGGTCTTCAAGGCTATAAAGTCTAATTCTGAGATCACGTTTGATCACAAGGCCACCAAAAATGGTTTCAAAGCCACCAGGACTAACACCAAGGTCTCCAAGGCTACAAAGTCTGATTCCGAGATCACGTTTGATCCCAAGGCCACCAAAATTGGTTTCAAGGCCACCAGGATTAACACCAAGGTCTCCAAGGCTACAAAGTCTGATTCCGAGATCACATTTGATCCCAAGGCCACCAAAAATGGTTTCAAGGCCACCAGGATTAACACCAAGGTCTCCAAGGCTACAAAGTCTGATTCCGAGATCACATTTGATCCTAAGGCCACCAAAAATGGTTTCAAGGCCACCAGGACTAACACCAAGGTCTCCAAGGCTACAAAGTCTAATTCTGAGATCACGTTTGATCCCAAAGCAATCAAGTCTGAAGTCAAGGTCACCAAGTCTGAAATCAAAATCAGCAAGTTTGACCCCAAGGCCAATAAATGTGGCCCCAAGGCTATCAAGTCTAACACTAACATCTTCAAGACTGCCAAGTCTGAAGTTAAGATTACCAAGGTTGACTCAAAGATCATGAAGCCCAGTGATTCCAAGACTTCGAAGCTCATTGATTTCAAGGCTGCTAAGTCTGTCGAGCCTCCACTGTACCAAAAGCAGTCAAAAGCAGATACTGGGACTAAAGCTACTAGTTTGAAGCCTTCTAAATAG